The nucleotide sequence TCGGAAGCATTAcacattcataaaataaatatttataaatttacataaacatgtAGCATATctatgtggcttctttaataaaatttgtttatttttttggaagtactatatgtccataattgtccataatttaggtggcatgaggagaagtgtggggaaccattaattgtccataatttaggtggcatgaggagaagtgtggggaaccatttaatacaaaatggttcctccacacttctcctcatgccacctaaattatgaacatcaaaattgTGGACACATAtcatattggtttttttttaatctatgtggcatgcctattTGATTTGCCacttagattatgtaagtttatggatgagaaaattacgaacatatatcattttgataaataaatacGAGAGAATTTAAAGCATGCAGTTGGTGATGACTTGTAATAATCTCACGTGCCATCTCTCCTGTACCGCACAATCTTACTCACTCAAAAAAATCGAATGTTTAAATgaatgatccatatgaaattgtATGCGTCCATTTCAACATTTGAAATaactgagataaaaaaaaatactaagatCGTAAAACTGTTGAAAAAACGAAGacatcctctttttttttttcttttcttcccttGATTGATGCTTAATTAGTCAGCCTAGGCTCATAAATGGCCAAATGGGTATGTAAATAATGATTTCATTTACAAAATTGGGAATATCCACGTCAGGAAATTAAGAATGAAATAAATATTGATATGAGATTGACAATGATATCaggaaatagaaaaaaataaataatttatggGTTTGGGAGTTATAATAGGTCATGAACATACATTCATTTGTTATCTAccatgaaaaagaaagacatTTTTTAAGATTATATTCAATTTGACTTCTTATCTACGTTGGTGCCATGATTGGAACAACCTAACTAAATATATATTCTTGGTTAAGTTGATGATTACAGAATAATCAtcagatatattttattttcttggacCCAATTCATGAATCTTTGGGCCTAAGTTTGGGCTGGATGCAGTGTAGGATTTCCGCTCTAGTGTGATGGGCCTTATGGCGTCTGGATGCGACAAGAAGAACACCCACGAGCCACAACCAACAAACGAAACTTTTTAAGAGGTTGAAAACATTATTGTAAGAAGCCATAATAATATAAACAGAAGATAACAAGCTTACTGGACATTAATCAGAAGACACTCTTACtgcttgtcaagctgggcatacCAGATACCCTGGATCTTTACATCCTTTGGAACCTTGGCCCCCAAATCAGTGTCTGATGGCTGCAGGCTCTCAAACACTCCAATCACCTCTCCAGTCTCAGGCTTGCTCTTAGTCACACTAAGAGTGATTTTCCCTGTTGAAGAAGAAGTGTTCTTGATGTTTTCCTTGCTTAGCTCCTCCTCATCTCCTCTGCCTCCAGCAGGCAATGCTACTGCATTGTCATATCCGGTCGAACCACCACGTCCCTTTGGGTCCAAGAAGGAAGAACCACGGTAGGATGGCACAAGAAACTCTCCTCCAAAGCTATCTGGCTTGCCAGATGCCACCAACTGCTTGACTGTGAAGAGGAACGGGACACGCTCACCACCGGGTAGCTGTACAGTCACAGCAGCATAGTCAATGCCATCTTTCTCCTCAAACTTGATAGTTCCATCGGAAGAAACCTCGAAAGGACCCTCGATTTCATCAAGGGTGTAGGTTAGGCGGGTCATGAGCTTGGTCTTTTGGAAGTCTGGTGGGGAATTCTTGTTCACTCCCTCGGCCTTTACAGTGAATGATGTGGGTTCTAGGCAGAGCTTCTTGGCCTCGTATTTGCCTGGCTTAAAGGCGAATGAGTCAACTCCACTTTCAATTGTCGGGCACTGGTTGGCAGTTCCAGTTCCCTTAACTTCCATGTATGTCTTGCTCTGGATTTCATCATAAGTTAGCCTCTTTGGCACCCCTTCAGCATTTGCTCCCTGCAACGCAAACCACCTCTAATTAGTTCACAGATTGAGCCAGATTCCCCCCACAATTCGACCAAGAATTCGATGTGTCGAGTAGGGTATTCTTCAGTGACTTCAATTGCCTGTTTCCTCTCTTACCCAAACTCTAAGACCTATAGAGGTATTTGCTAATTGCTATACCTGCTACCATTACAGCACTGAAACTGTAATGATAGAAAGGTGCCTTGATGACAGACTGACATTCAGTAGAATTtg is from Tripterygium wilfordii isolate XIE 37 chromosome 14, ASM1340144v1, whole genome shotgun sequence and encodes:
- the LOC120014951 gene encoding oxygen-evolving enhancer protein 1, chloroplastic gives rise to the protein MAASLQAAATLMQPTKLGVPSRSSVQLIRSSQSLSKDFGVESSGGRFTCSLQTDFKELALKCVDATKIAGFALATSALVASGANAEGVPKRLTYDEIQSKTYMEVKGTGTANQCPTIESGVDSFAFKPGKYEAKKLCLEPTSFTVKAEGVNKNSPPDFQKTKLMTRLTYTLDEIEGPFEVSSDGTIKFEEKDGIDYAAVTVQLPGGERVPFLFTVKQLVASGKPDSFGGEFLVPSYRGSSFLDPKGRGGSTGYDNAVALPAGGRGDEEELSKENIKNTSSSTGKITLSVTKSKPETGEVIGVFESLQPSDTDLGAKVPKDVKIQGIWYAQLDKQ